Proteins found in one Schistosoma mansoni, WGS project CABG00000000 data, supercontig 0235, strain Puerto Rico, whole genome shotgun sequence genomic segment:
- a CDS encoding fascin, putative, which produces MNNNEIYEDFNECLKIGILHIPSGRFLTAEVFNNEINISGTALRRRQVWSLITDRKNADTLFLQNSLGRFLSVNKDGKISTSLKSDCEERFRLEFAPDGTGEWAFKSDAYGFYLTGSDTQVSCFSKSPVWWSFRLATHPQVHIRHQFRSRYLRLLNDGLELRADQPYPWGPESVIWIEQPTVVASQGFGRGPNIPLVGKAAVSRLGRVSFRMPNGKYLKSNGEMCNEMDDSTLFSFEYRPGNPGTFAFRDQTGHYLTTIGPGTAKVKTNTNIGKEELFLIEHVALQVGIVAHNGKFASVKQGIEISANQHELDETAIFQLEYIGGMGFNALEAIASSPASTQLSGSDGGVSDSSASNTSLINNNHSITNGVHSDVYFLTTGFWRLRSRSGKLWKLSSSSGVKNTSSDGDRESLFEMLTVNKINDKQIRQIVFRSNDGKQSLTARKLGAVSTSGRLIDETQLPSSDELFNIILTNRTSIVFLSSLTGGFLVRGKQNILDSNGVAYEPFYIRVTKRHTYKFFARNPNSTYSIWAASLDGTLQLEPTHQTPTDDENNEDTINNDLKYEFQLHFLGHSRVLIQSLNNQRGNSISLVKSEIKGDVKLDIPSGGDITVNYIWEI; this is translated from the exons atgaataacaacGAAATTTATGAAGATTTTAATGAATGTCTTAAGATAGGAATTCTTCATATTCCATCTGGGCGATTTCTTACAGCTGAAGTATTTAACAATGAAATTAATATTTCTGGAACAGCATTACGACGACGTCAAGTTTGGTCTTTAATTACTGATCGAAAAAATGCGGATACATTGTTTTTACAAAATTCTTTGGGTCGATTTTTATCAGTTAATAAGGATGGAAAAATAAGTACATCTTTAAAATCAG ATTGTGAGGAACGTTTCCGTTTAGAATTCGCACCAGATGGTACAGGTGAATGGGCTTTTAAGTCAGATGCATATGGTTTCTATCTAACTGGTTCCGATACTCAAGTTTCATGTTTTTCCAAATCTCCTGTCTGGTGGTCATTTCGTTTAGCAACACATCCTCAa GTACATATTCGTCACCAGTTCCGTTCACGTTACTTACGTCTTCTTAATGATGGTCTTGAGCTTCGAGCTGATCAACCATACCCATGGGGTCCAGAGTCTGTTATTTGGATTGAACAACCTACAGTGGTCGCAAGTCAAGGTTTTGGTCGAGGTCCAAATATCCCTTTAGTTGGCAAAGCTGCTGTTTCACGTCTTGGTCGTGTTTCCTTCAGAATGCCAAATGGAAAATATTTGAAATCTAATGGGGAAATGTGTAATGAAATGGATGATTCcacattattttcttttgaataCCGTCCTG GTAATCCTGGTACATTTGCTTTCCGTGATCAAACAGGTCATTATTTGACCACAATCGGACCTGGAACAGCTAAAGtaaaaacaaatacaaatattGGTAAAGAAGAACTCTTTCTAATTGAACATGTTGCTTTACAAGTTGGCATAGTAGCACATAATGGGAAATTTGCATCAGTTAAACAAG GTATTGAAATTTCTGCAAATCAGCATGAATTGGATGAAACAGCCATTTTTCAATTGGAATATATCGGTGGGATGGGTTTTAATGCTTTGGAGGCTATAGCATCTAGTCCAGCATCGACTCAATTATCTGGTTCAGACGGTGGAGTCAGTGACTCCTCTGCTTCTAATACAagtttaatcaataataaccaTTCCATTACTAATGGTGTTCATTCAGATGTTTACTTTTTAACAACCGGATTTTGGCGTCTACGTTCTCGTAGTGGAAAATTATGGAAGCTTTCTTCATCATCTGGTGTTAAGAATACTTCTTCAGATGG AGATCGAGAAAGTCTATTTGAAATGTTAACTGTGAATAAAATCAATGATAAACAAATTCGTCAAATTGTATTTCGTTCAAATGATGGTAAACAGTCATTAACAGCTCGTAAACTTGGTGCTGTATCTACAAGTGGTCGTTTAATTGATGAAACTCAGCTACCATCATCAgatgaattatttaatattattttaacgAATAGAACATCAATTGTGTTTTTATCTTCATTAACTGGTGGTTTTTTAGTACGTGGTAAACAAAATATTCTTGATTCAAATGGAGTAGCTTATGAACCATTTTATATTCGAGTAACTAAACGTCATACTTATAAATTTTTTGCTC GTAATCCAAATTCAACATATTCCATATGGGCAGCTAGTTTAGATGGAACATTACAACTTGAACCTACACATCAAACTCCTACTGATGATGAGAACAATGAAGATACTATTAACAATGATTTGAAatatgaatttcaacttcatttcCTTGGTCATAGTCGAGTGCTTATTCAATCATTGAATAATCAACGTGGTAATTCAATTTCTTTAGTAAAATCCGAAATTAAGGGTGATGTAAAATTGGATATACCAAGTGGTGGTGATATAACAGTCAATTATATTTGGgaaatttaa